A single region of the Pontibacter kalidii genome encodes:
- a CDS encoding response regulator has translation MYIIDDDEVSAFLTEAMLATEHFARKYESFRNPGKALQCLLPLLQQNEHHKIPDVIFLDLNMPCMDGWEFLDALSLHAPSIKSCSLLYVLTSSVDFHDVRRAQKYDFLAGFLQKPLEEETIRNLLHKA, from the coding sequence GTGTATATTATCGATGACGACGAGGTGAGCGCTTTCCTGACAGAGGCGATGCTTGCTACGGAGCACTTTGCCCGGAAGTATGAATCCTTTCGGAACCCCGGCAAGGCGCTGCAGTGCCTGCTACCCCTCCTGCAGCAGAACGAGCACCACAAGATACCTGACGTCATTTTCCTGGACCTGAACATGCCCTGCATGGATGGGTGGGAGTTCCTGGATGCCCTTTCCCTGCACGCCCCCTCGATAAAGAGCTGCAGCCTGCTGTACGTGCTTACCTCGTCCGTTGATTTCCATGACGTAAGACGCGCCCAGAAGTATGATTTCCTGGCAGGTTTTCTGCAAAAGCCGCTGGAGGAGGAAACGATCAGAAACCTGCTGCACAAGGCCTGA
- a CDS encoding DUF4961 domain-containing protein → MLLMKLFTLPRFFVLFILQVLHWQVQAQVVTTVPAFPTAGKEVTITFDLTKAKDPRAKNLLGKTNDVYLWSGAGTSATGDAFEYQPAGQKTWGAPFEPGRMTPLGNDKWQITLVPRTYFGVPAVTPIRKLGLLLKNGSGSAQTEDIIIEVYEDELKVSFQRPGQDFFFVQANSTIEVEAVASEAAELRLLHDGVEVRRSVGGEKLSQTIRTGPDRGLRHQVAIEAIKAGESASDVFEYMIKPEVPVAALPAGMVDGINYINEAEVVLVLYAPHKEHVYVIGEFNDWQPTRDHLMNQTPDGERYWLRIEGLPIREEVAYQYLVDGSIAVADPYTDKILDPGNDPYLGDVNYPNLKPYPTGASGIVSVLQTEQQEYSWLAENFERPAVDQLVIYELLVRDFVATRNYKTLTDTLSYFKRLGINAIQLMPVMEFTGNESWGYNPIFYFAPDKAYGTEEDLKAFIDAAHKAGIAVILDVVLNQADYEFPYVKLYWDEENDSPAANNPYFNQEATHPFNVFFDFNHDSPATKALVQRVTAYWLQEYKVDGFRFDLSKGFTQKNTGDNIDAWSAYDADRVATWKRIYDEIRSVDETAYVILEHFADNAEEKELANYGMLFWGNANHDLRQLGKGQNANPQWLSYQVREWEQPHVIGYMESHDEERFLFDVKQNGKSSGSYNTRDQSTALNRAKLAAAFALTIPGPKMVWQFGELGYDTSIDENGRTSNKPLRWNYQSDPERAKLFQVYAELIKLKTSQPAFTTEDFTLDLESIVKRITLKDEGMDVFLIGNFDVKQQQPQANFPKAGTWYDYFTGDELIITEPDKEILLAPGEFRLFTTQKLDAPAPNLLPWSRIILGAEDGLMAGRSIKVYPNPAPGAATLYFESAYRGTVQLQVLDVTGRIIYHQTLNKTQEVLQQQVLLQNMANGLYYLQFTAGHERHVQKLVKVAQ, encoded by the coding sequence ATGCTGCTTATGAAGCTCTTTACCCTCCCACGTTTCTTTGTGCTCTTCATCCTTCAGGTTCTGCACTGGCAGGTGCAGGCGCAGGTTGTCACCACCGTTCCGGCCTTCCCGACGGCTGGCAAGGAGGTAACCATCACCTTCGACCTGACCAAGGCTAAAGATCCACGCGCCAAGAACCTGCTTGGCAAAACAAATGATGTGTACCTGTGGTCCGGGGCCGGCACCTCAGCGACCGGAGACGCCTTTGAGTACCAGCCTGCCGGGCAGAAGACCTGGGGAGCGCCTTTTGAACCAGGCAGAATGACCCCGCTGGGCAACGACAAGTGGCAAATCACCCTCGTGCCCCGTACGTACTTTGGCGTGCCTGCCGTTACCCCCATCCGCAAACTGGGCCTGCTGCTGAAAAATGGCAGCGGTTCGGCGCAGACCGAGGATATCATCATCGAGGTGTATGAGGATGAGCTGAAGGTCTCGTTTCAGAGGCCGGGGCAGGACTTTTTCTTTGTGCAAGCCAACAGCACCATCGAGGTAGAGGCGGTTGCCTCTGAAGCAGCCGAACTGCGTCTGCTGCACGATGGGGTGGAAGTAAGAAGAAGTGTGGGCGGCGAGAAGCTGAGCCAAACTATCCGCACCGGCCCCGACAGAGGGCTGCGCCACCAGGTAGCCATCGAAGCCATAAAAGCGGGGGAAAGTGCCTCGGATGTGTTTGAGTACATGATCAAGCCAGAAGTGCCGGTGGCGGCGCTCCCTGCAGGCATGGTGGACGGCATAAATTACATCAATGAGGCCGAAGTGGTGCTGGTGCTGTACGCGCCGCACAAAGAGCATGTGTACGTGATCGGCGAGTTTAACGACTGGCAGCCAACACGGGACCATTTAATGAACCAAACACCGGACGGCGAGCGCTACTGGCTGCGCATAGAAGGACTTCCTATCAGGGAGGAGGTCGCGTACCAGTACCTGGTGGACGGTAGTATCGCCGTGGCCGACCCTTATACGGATAAGATCCTCGACCCCGGGAACGACCCTTACTTGGGCGATGTGAACTACCCCAACCTGAAGCCATACCCTACAGGCGCCAGCGGCATTGTATCGGTATTGCAAACAGAACAGCAGGAGTACAGTTGGCTTGCAGAAAACTTTGAGCGTCCGGCTGTGGACCAACTCGTGATTTACGAGCTGTTGGTGCGCGACTTTGTGGCCACGCGCAATTACAAGACGCTCACCGATACCCTCAGTTACTTCAAGCGATTGGGTATAAATGCCATACAGTTGATGCCGGTCATGGAGTTTACAGGCAACGAGTCGTGGGGCTATAACCCGATCTTCTACTTCGCCCCGGACAAGGCCTACGGTACCGAGGAAGACCTGAAGGCTTTTATCGATGCCGCGCACAAAGCGGGCATAGCTGTGATACTTGACGTGGTGCTGAACCAGGCCGACTACGAGTTCCCGTACGTGAAGCTGTACTGGGATGAAGAGAACGACAGTCCGGCAGCTAACAACCCATATTTTAACCAGGAGGCCACGCATCCCTTCAACGTGTTCTTCGACTTTAACCACGACAGCCCGGCCACCAAGGCCCTGGTGCAGCGCGTGACGGCGTATTGGCTGCAGGAGTATAAGGTGGACGGTTTCCGCTTTGACCTCTCCAAAGGGTTTACCCAGAAGAACACAGGCGACAACATAGATGCCTGGAGTGCCTACGATGCCGACCGCGTAGCCACCTGGAAACGCATCTACGACGAGATCCGCAGCGTGGACGAGACGGCTTACGTGATTCTGGAGCACTTTGCAGACAACGCCGAGGAGAAGGAGCTGGCTAACTATGGCATGCTGTTCTGGGGCAATGCTAACCACGATTTGCGCCAGCTGGGCAAAGGGCAGAACGCTAACCCGCAGTGGTTGTCTTACCAGGTGCGGGAGTGGGAGCAACCGCATGTGATCGGGTATATGGAGAGCCATGACGAAGAGCGCTTTCTGTTTGATGTAAAGCAGAATGGGAAATCTTCCGGCAGCTACAACACCCGCGACCAAAGCACCGCCCTAAACCGCGCTAAACTGGCAGCTGCCTTTGCCCTGACCATACCCGGCCCGAAAATGGTCTGGCAGTTCGGGGAACTGGGCTATGATACTTCGATAGACGAGAACGGCCGCACCAGCAACAAACCCCTGCGCTGGAATTACCAGAGCGATCCGGAGCGCGCCAAGCTCTTCCAGGTATATGCTGAACTGATCAAGCTCAAAACATCCCAGCCCGCTTTCACCACCGAAGATTTTACGCTCGACTTAGAGAGCATCGTGAAGCGCATCACCCTGAAGGACGAGGGTATGGACGTGTTCCTGATCGGTAACTTTGATGTGAAGCAGCAGCAGCCTCAGGCCAATTTTCCCAAAGCCGGCACCTGGTACGACTACTTTACCGGCGATGAGCTGATTATTACCGAACCGGACAAGGAGATCCTGCTGGCCCCGGGCGAGTTTAGGCTCTTCACCACCCAAAAGCTGGACGCGCCTGCGCCCAACCTGTTGCCGTGGTCGCGTATTATACTTGGTGCGGAAGATGGGTTAATGGCCGGCAGAAGTATAAAAGTATACCCAAACCCGGCTCCGGGCGCGGCCACTTTATACTTTGAGAGCGCCTACCGCGGCACGGTTCAACTGCAGGTACTGGACGTGACAGGCCGCATCATCTACCACCAGACTTTAAACAAGACACAGGAAGTTTTGCAGCAACAGGTGCTGCTGCAAAACATGGCCAACGGCCTTTATTACCTGCAATTCACGGCCGGGCACGAACGCCACGTGCAGAAGCTGGTAAAGGTAGCGCAGTAA
- a CDS encoding sensor histidine kinase, whose product MHPPAFKEIKENYSREFYQAIVGNSLELIAVLNEEGTYTFVGDSVTALLGYQPAELLGVNALAHIHPDDLAGVQEALEALLAFTPAAAIPPFRFRNKSGEWRWLECSGRNMLYNEHVRGILTSSRDVTEAVQLSYDHDQHQAYYKSLFFEHPDTVFTLDLNGTFQKVNRHVQELTGYTGPELLNLPYTTLLHPDSVAVAAESMKQVWAGQACTAEIFIITKEGAKRHISVTMMPVHFRGEIQGTQGIAKDITETVQAQQLIVKQADDLYKHNLDLQQFTYMVSHNLRAPVANALGLAQLVNKLPKEASNYDQVVQKLQGSIRQLDEVVKDINHILSLRDASRVCTREPVYLGQVCQQVLEQFKDELELNRAQVKVEVDPSYRLMSIRAYLYSILYNLISNSLKYKADCRPLELAVAAKRDARGYVLTVRDNGSGMDMHLVQHQLFQLYKRFHPNTHGKGIGLFMVKTQVQALSGKIAVESVPDQGTTFTIYLGAKHV is encoded by the coding sequence TTGCACCCCCCTGCTTTTAAAGAAATTAAGGAGAATTACTCCCGTGAGTTCTACCAGGCCATCGTTGGCAATAGCCTGGAGCTGATTGCTGTGCTGAACGAGGAGGGTACTTATACTTTTGTGGGCGATTCTGTGACGGCTTTGTTGGGTTATCAGCCGGCGGAGCTCCTGGGCGTAAATGCGCTGGCACACATACACCCGGATGACCTTGCTGGCGTGCAGGAGGCGCTGGAAGCGCTGCTGGCCTTCACCCCTGCGGCGGCTATTCCTCCCTTCCGTTTCAGGAACAAGAGCGGGGAATGGCGCTGGCTGGAGTGCAGCGGTCGCAACATGCTCTACAACGAGCATGTGCGGGGCATTCTCACCAGTTCCCGCGACGTGACGGAGGCCGTTCAGCTTTCCTATGATCACGACCAACACCAGGCCTACTACAAATCCCTGTTCTTCGAGCACCCCGATACTGTTTTCACGCTGGATCTGAACGGGACTTTTCAGAAAGTGAACCGGCATGTACAGGAGCTCACCGGCTATACCGGCCCCGAACTTTTAAATCTGCCTTACACCACGCTGCTACACCCCGACTCAGTGGCGGTTGCCGCCGAATCGATGAAGCAGGTATGGGCGGGCCAGGCATGCACCGCAGAGATTTTCATCATTACGAAGGAGGGTGCAAAGCGCCATATCAGTGTCACCATGATGCCGGTACACTTCCGGGGAGAAATACAGGGCACCCAAGGCATTGCCAAGGATATAACAGAAACGGTGCAGGCGCAGCAGCTGATCGTAAAGCAGGCAGACGACCTCTACAAGCACAATCTCGACCTGCAGCAGTTCACTTATATGGTCTCCCATAACCTGCGGGCCCCTGTGGCCAACGCCCTGGGACTGGCGCAGTTGGTAAACAAACTCCCAAAAGAGGCCAGCAACTACGACCAGGTCGTGCAAAAACTGCAAGGCTCCATCCGGCAACTCGACGAGGTGGTGAAGGATATCAACCACATCCTCTCCCTCCGCGACGCCAGCCGGGTATGCACGCGGGAACCGGTATACCTGGGGCAGGTTTGCCAGCAGGTACTGGAGCAGTTCAAAGATGAACTTGAGCTGAACAGAGCACAGGTAAAGGTGGAGGTTGACCCCAGCTACAGGCTCATGTCCATCCGGGCGTACCTGTACAGCATCCTGTACAATTTGATCTCCAACAGCCTGAAGTATAAAGCCGACTGCCGGCCGCTGGAGCTGGCGGTAGCAGCCAAACGCGATGCCCGGGGCTATGTACTTACGGTACGCGACAACGGCTCAGGCATGGACATGCACCTGGTGCAGCACCAGCTGTTCCAGCTCTACAAGCGCTTCCACCCCAACACCCATGGCAAAGGCATCGGGCTGTTTATGGTGAAAACGCAGGTGCAGGCGCTGAGCGGGAAAATAGCGGTTGAAAGTGTCCCCGACCAGGGCACCACATTTACGATATACTTAGGAGCAAAACATGTATAA
- a CDS encoding FecR family protein — translation MKYQNYRASDFAADEDFIKWVQQPTEEMDAFWDAYLQEHPWQRTAVQEARKMVLHLSEDSWPAADTALDEVWEQLTAARQRDTEVGEESAVVVALEPAVPNKYALLWAAAAAALLLVSSFLYYQQRETTVTYATAAGERLHLRLPDSSTVVLNANSTLVLPAKWPKDAERTVHLEGQAFFSVTHKHNNQKFIVETADGLAVEVLGTEFSVSSKGNQQQVILESGKVRLKVPGEGEEQQVEMQPGELVEVTEQRHIIQKKVKPALYTAWKNTDLVLENITLEEVGQMLQHSYGYSVTITDPALKHQRITAYLDSNTPGHILSTLSETLQVEVQTQHKSITISSN, via the coding sequence ATGAAGTATCAAAATTATAGGGCTTCTGACTTTGCTGCGGATGAAGACTTCATCAAATGGGTGCAGCAGCCTACTGAGGAGATGGATGCGTTCTGGGATGCTTATTTGCAGGAGCACCCCTGGCAGCGCACTGCTGTGCAGGAGGCACGTAAGATGGTGCTCCACTTGTCGGAAGATTCCTGGCCAGCCGCAGACACCGCGCTGGATGAAGTATGGGAACAGCTCACTGCTGCCCGCCAGCGCGACACCGAAGTGGGGGAGGAATCTGCCGTTGTAGTGGCGCTGGAACCTGCTGTCCCCAATAAATATGCCCTTCTTTGGGCCGCCGCCGCTGCCGCATTGCTTTTGGTAAGTAGTTTCCTTTATTACCAGCAGCGCGAAACCACCGTAACATACGCTACTGCAGCTGGGGAACGCCTTCACCTACGCCTGCCCGACAGCTCCACCGTGGTGCTCAACGCTAACTCAACGCTGGTGCTTCCCGCCAAATGGCCAAAGGATGCAGAAAGAACAGTGCACCTGGAGGGACAGGCCTTCTTTTCTGTAACGCATAAACACAACAATCAAAAATTTATAGTTGAAACCGCCGACGGGCTTGCGGTAGAGGTACTGGGCACGGAGTTCAGCGTCTCCAGCAAAGGCAACCAGCAGCAGGTTATACTTGAGAGTGGCAAGGTGCGCCTCAAGGTGCCTGGCGAAGGAGAGGAGCAACAGGTGGAAATGCAGCCCGGCGAGCTGGTGGAGGTGACGGAGCAGAGGCACATCATTCAAAAGAAGGTAAAGCCAGCGCTCTACACCGCTTGGAAGAACACGGACCTGGTGCTGGAAAACATAACGCTGGAGGAAGTGGGCCAGATGCTGCAGCATAGCTATGGTTACTCAGTAACCATCACGGACCCTGCCCTGAAGCACCAGCGCATCACCGCTTACCTGGATAGCAACACGCCAGGCCATATACTTTCTACCTTATCGGAAACGCTGCAGGTAGAGGTGCAAACACAACACAAAAGCATCACTATAAGCTCTAACTGA
- a CDS encoding PAS domain-containing sensor histidine kinase, translated as MENISPLTQSSTGLASMRLERLNRLLFNNYPDAIYTIGMEGAFHTVNYTVCQILQRTQEELIGQNFQLYIHPEHWEESSYYFKAAKQGLPQRYQTVVLNGSGETIFLDVTNFPLKVGSEMVGIFGIAKDITEQKKHEQAMLRSTQELQRQNEELELFRKIIAHDFRSPIARLLGLGRLLQKDNLPEKTQQTALVALLQSAQQLDGMVRDLNQMLALHHQGDEPRERCDVEELVQLCVANIQQEISSAGATITLAGTERLELFTVKAFLVSILQNLLSNAIKYRLPERPLEVTVSLKQQGEEVQISVADNGTGMNLDKVGPSLFKMYKRFHQDVDGKGLGLYLVKEQVRLLQGRIEVASTPGVGSTFTVTLPMHS; from the coding sequence ATGGAAAACATTTCACCCCTCACCCAAAGCAGCACAGGCCTTGCTTCCATGCGACTGGAGCGACTCAACCGGCTCCTGTTTAACAACTACCCCGATGCCATTTATACCATCGGCATGGAAGGCGCCTTCCACACGGTAAACTATACGGTTTGCCAAATTCTGCAGCGCACGCAGGAGGAGCTGATCGGGCAAAATTTCCAGCTGTACATCCACCCGGAGCACTGGGAGGAATCATCTTATTACTTCAAGGCGGCCAAGCAAGGCCTGCCGCAGCGCTACCAAACGGTGGTACTCAACGGCAGCGGCGAGACGATTTTCCTGGACGTGACGAATTTCCCCCTGAAAGTGGGGAGTGAGATGGTGGGCATTTTCGGCATCGCCAAGGACATCACCGAGCAGAAAAAGCACGAGCAAGCCATGCTTCGCTCCACGCAGGAACTTCAGCGCCAAAACGAGGAACTGGAGTTGTTCCGCAAGATCATCGCCCACGACTTCCGGAGCCCTATTGCCAGGCTGCTGGGCTTAGGAAGGCTGTTGCAGAAAGATAACCTGCCGGAGAAAACGCAGCAGACCGCGCTGGTGGCCCTGCTGCAGTCGGCACAGCAGCTTGATGGCATGGTGCGCGACCTGAACCAGATGCTGGCGCTGCACCACCAGGGCGATGAGCCCCGCGAGCGGTGCGACGTGGAAGAACTGGTACAGCTATGCGTGGCCAACATCCAGCAGGAGATCAGCAGCGCCGGCGCTACTATAACACTGGCTGGCACAGAGCGGCTGGAGCTTTTTACCGTAAAAGCTTTCCTGGTGAGCATCCTCCAGAACCTTTTATCCAATGCTATCAAATACAGGCTGCCGGAGCGCCCCCTAGAGGTAACGGTCTCGCTGAAGCAACAGGGGGAGGAAGTCCAGATCTCGGTGGCAGACAACGGCACCGGCATGAACCTCGACAAGGTCGGCCCCTCGCTGTTTAAAATGTACAAGCGCTTCCACCAGGATGTGGATGGCAAAGGCTTGGGGCTGTACCTTGTAAAAGAGCAGGTAAGGCTGCTGCAGGGCCGCATTGAGGTGGCCAGTACCCCCGGCGTTGGCTCTACGTTTACCGTAACACTGCCTATGCATTCATAA
- a CDS encoding response regulator: MYNKVYIVDDDEVSIFLTEAILEAERFASACEGFQDAKMALQNLLESARGNSADSLPEVIFLDLNMPFLSGWDFIDALAPYEQALKGHCRIYILTSSVDELERKRANGNSLVAGFLQKPLEDECLTRLKKSS, encoded by the coding sequence ATGTATAACAAGGTTTACATTGTAGACGATGATGAGGTGAGCATCTTCCTGACGGAGGCCATTCTGGAGGCAGAACGCTTCGCCTCAGCGTGCGAGGGCTTCCAGGACGCGAAGATGGCGTTACAAAACTTGCTGGAGAGTGCCCGGGGCAACAGCGCGGACTCCCTGCCCGAGGTTATTTTCCTGGACCTGAACATGCCTTTCCTGAGCGGCTGGGATTTTATTGACGCCCTTGCCCCTTATGAGCAGGCGCTGAAAGGCCACTGCCGCATTTACATCCTTACCTCGTCCGTGGATGAGCTGGAGCGCAAGCGTGCCAACGGCAACAGCCTGGTGGCCGGCTTTCTGCAAAAGCCGCTGGAGGACGAATGTCTGACACGGCTGAAGAAAAGCAGCTAA
- a CDS encoding FUSC family protein — protein sequence MPRAIDFFARIGLSLQIVKTALAAAVSWLVATAVLGAEYPFFAPLASILTVQVTVADSVEKATQRIIGIIGGVLVSLLIGHWFSVSSFSIFLAIIVGMGISKALRMNPQVVSQVAVSSFLVLAFGLQEEGYALDRVVETVVGSVVAVLINALIVPQNAIPEVENSMIALGEQGTRTLAFLASQLRQTEKGQLVGRQETDALIATTEQSIKSLQLAEQSLKYNPFLTHKRTHLSRLAIGVKRLEHITTQIRGIRRGIADLNSARIFEANLQDTQALQQAMEATAACITLFSHTMVGPTERHRPALLASIREAEKLQKQCLDTLRNINTNRALRDVGSILTDLSRILAEAAR from the coding sequence ATGCCCAGAGCCATCGACTTCTTTGCCCGTATCGGGCTCTCGCTCCAAATTGTAAAAACGGCGCTGGCCGCTGCCGTTTCCTGGCTGGTGGCCACTGCCGTGCTTGGTGCCGAGTACCCTTTCTTTGCGCCACTGGCCTCTATTCTAACCGTGCAGGTTACCGTAGCCGACTCCGTGGAGAAAGCCACGCAGCGCATCATCGGCATTATCGGCGGTGTGTTGGTCAGCCTGCTCATCGGGCACTGGTTCAGCGTGAGCAGCTTCTCCATTTTCCTGGCGATTATCGTTGGCATGGGAATTTCCAAGGCGCTTCGGATGAATCCGCAGGTTGTGTCGCAGGTGGCGGTGAGTTCGTTCCTGGTGCTGGCTTTTGGGCTGCAGGAAGAGGGCTATGCCCTGGACCGTGTGGTAGAGACGGTAGTAGGATCGGTGGTGGCGGTGCTGATAAATGCGCTCATCGTACCGCAAAACGCCATCCCCGAGGTGGAGAACAGCATGATTGCCTTAGGCGAGCAGGGTACCCGAACGCTGGCTTTCCTAGCTTCGCAGCTGCGGCAAACCGAGAAAGGGCAACTGGTGGGCCGGCAGGAAACAGATGCGCTCATTGCCACCACCGAGCAAAGTATAAAATCACTGCAGCTAGCCGAGCAGAGCCTGAAGTATAATCCCTTTCTGACGCACAAACGCACCCACCTGAGTAGGCTCGCCATCGGCGTGAAGCGGCTGGAGCACATCACCACCCAGATCCGGGGTATCCGCCGCGGCATCGCTGACCTTAACTCCGCCCGCATTTTTGAGGCTAACCTGCAGGATACGCAGGCGCTGCAACAAGCCATGGAGGCCACAGCCGCCTGCATCACCCTGTTCAGCCATACGATGGTAGGGCCCACGGAGCGCCACCGCCCCGCCTTGCTGGCAAGTATACGGGAGGCTGAGAAACTGCAAAAACAGTGCCTTGACACGCTGCGCAACATCAACACGAACCGCGCCCTGCGGGACGTGGGTAGCATCCTGACCGACCTGAGCCGGATCTTGGCAGAGGCCGCCCGTTAA